TAAAGCATCGGATTTGATCGATGCTTTTTTGGCAAATAGAGTTAAAGTCGAAGCTGCTGGGATTAACTAACCACATTCCATTTCTTATCAAAGGCAGCGTCTTTTTTCGAAAGAAATTTTGTCAACTCAACATGAAAGtcatatatatagtttgattccaaatgtttgttttatattttgggCAGTTATAACTtattaaaaaacaaacacatgaaTGCAATAATTTGTGGATAGATCACGTAGTATTGTCAATACTGATCTCGACAAATAGATCGCATGGAGTCATCAGACCTTACACAACAGGACTCTCTATATCATGACCTTTCCAATCGAATGcatttgaacaaaaacaagatTCCAATGAGTACAAAGACAGGTTTATGATAACATGTTGTCCTGTATCTGGTAAGGGAGCCCATTACGTCATATATGACTTGTGGACAATATAGAAGACGTGTGTAAGATGTAGTAGTTATGGGAGTCTCAGAGGTCAGACACATGCATTGTTGCTTTGACTTTCTTCCGTTGAATCCAGACATAGCTTTGTCTATAAATGTAGAGTCCTTCGTAGAGCTACAAAGAATATGTTACCCTGGTGCCAACGAAATCACAGCAAGGTTTCAACAATGCTGGCTTGATGAATCTGAAACCTATCTTAATGTTAAAAGATGTCATTTCACTTGATGCCGAGGAACTCTAATCCGACTGCGGTTGGAGTCAACCCGTACAGAGCCAAGTACTGAGGGTCATGAAACTTGCTTAGATGTCTCATCCCGCTCTCGCAAAGAATGGTGACAATTGTGTGACCAGGACCAAGGGCTTGAGCCACCCTCACTGCCCCAACACAGTTCATGGCCGAGGAGCTTCCAACAAAGAGCCCATCTTTCTTCAGAAGAAACCTGGAAACATAATTTAAGAACCTTTACTAAACccagttttttttcaaaacatataTGAAGTATGAACGTTACCTCGACATCTCAACGGCTTCTTTATCAGTACCACGGAAACCGCCGTCAATTTTTGCCATGAGGAAATTCTGAGTAAGCCTATTGATCCCAATCCCTTCTGTTATTGTATCAAATGGGTTTTTCAGACGACGTCCCTCAGCTTCCTCTCTTGTGTACATCACTCCCCTTGTTACTTTGTTGTACAGACCAGACCCAGGAGGATCTATCAGGAAGCATTTAACCTTTTCATTCTTTTCCTGTTCAAAGAACAACAACTTTATGAacctattttcttttgtttgtttataacaTATCATTCATGCAGCTGTGATTAAGTACATACCTGAAGGAACCTTGAAACGCCAGCTAAAGTACCGCCTGTTCCCGCGGCAGCCACAAAGGCATCGATGTTACCATGAGTCTGTTGCCATATCTCAGGGCCAGTACCTTCATAATGAGCCCTATAATTTGCCAAGTTTTCAAATTGATCTGCAAAGAAGCCACCTGTAACTGActccgaggataaggaaggctcTTTCTCTTCCTCAGCTGTGCAACCATTAGTTTTTCCCTGGTGTGCGATATTGATTCCGCTGGCTAGTCTTCTCTTTGATGATGCTAAGTCATTTGCTTCGTCAGCACGTCGCCTAGCAATGTTGACAAAGTGATCTTTGTGAGTAATAGACACTGGCCTCACCCTCTCAACGGTAGCTCCAAGGGCTTCAATTATTTGAGACTAAAACCAAGTCAAAAACGATACAAAAGTaagtat
This Brassica napus cultivar Da-Ae chromosome C6, Da-Ae, whole genome shotgun sequence DNA region includes the following protein-coding sequences:
- the LOC106415385 gene encoding cysteine synthase 2, with protein sequence MAPLKITGAVVAAATMVMLSYCYLGFFRFSDKLESCSSSKKKKKTKTKTKKEKLSTRNGLVDAIGNTPLIRINSLSEATGCEILGKCEFLNPGGSVKDRVAVKIIEEALESGKLFPGGIVTEGSAGSTAISLATVAPAYGCQCHVVIPDDAAIEKSQIIEALGATVERVRPVSITHKDHFVNIARRRADEANDLASSKRRLASGINIAHQGKTNGCTAEEEKEPSLSSESVTGGFFADQFENLANYRAHYEGTGPEIWQQTHGNIDAFVAAAGTGGTLAGVSRFLQEKNEKVKCFLIDPPGSGLYNKVTRGVMYTREEAEGRRLKNPFDTITEGIGINRLTQNFLMAKIDGGFRGTDKEAVEMSRFLLKKDGLFVGSSSAMNCVGAVRVAQALGPGHTIVTILCESGMRHLSKFHDPQYLALYGLTPTAVGLEFLGIK